Sequence from the Chelonoidis abingdonii isolate Lonesome George chromosome 1, CheloAbing_2.0, whole genome shotgun sequence genome:
tgttgagctggGGCCaaagcatggacaggactagctgaTTGAGTTAGTGTGCTACAAATATAGCATAACCTTTGTTCaaccaattaataaataataatacttagctcttatatagcacttttaatctGCATTTTAATGGCAGTTGGTCTGTCAGGGAGATTGCCCTTTCTTGGGGCTGTGAGGAAGATGGCCCttataaagaaaacaattcaaatCAACACATACATTTTCAACAACAGCTAAGAGAACAGAGCGAAACTCGTGCTAAATACACCTTGTACCTTCCTTAGAAATATTATCTGTTTAAAAGTGGCTATGTGGTTTTAATGCCTTACAAGGGCTTTTGGTTAAGATCTGGTGAAGAAGCGCTGTCATATCTGACATGTCCTCTATGGGGAACTATATCATATCCTTGCAGGGGGATGGATTTGATTGCCTAGGAAATGCTTCTATTTCAAATGACTATGATCctatttcttttcactttttcaaGTTTGCTCCAGTGTTGTAAACCTCCATCTTTATCTTCCTAACAATAACATGTGTTTGTTCTTTACAATGTATTGAGTAACATTGTCATTCTGTAACAGGGCTAGAAGAAATTCTAATTCTTATACTGCTCTATGTCATAGTTGTACTAGTTACACTCCCTTTTCTCGTCAGCTCACAACAGATTCTATGCGCATGAGTCTCTAGATACTTACACGgaatttatgccagtgtaaatccgttgatttcaatggaacttcccttgttttacactagtgtaagtgagaggagaaccaggccccTTCTCTGGGATACTGAGGAGGGAGGGAACTCTAGAAAAGGAATTTATACTTCAGACAggatttttaaatgcactttCATTCTATTCATTGGTATAGGAAACATCACTTTGtagactataaaaaaaaaaaaaaaaagaattgagaGAGGCTCTTCCAAAGAGCCTCTAAAAGTAAGTCAGCTCATCATGCTTAGTCTTGCTGCTCTGATAACTGGAGAGGCTCAGAGGTTTGTTCTCATGAGGAAGGCTTTTGAACACTCGCAAGTGCAAGAACTCCTCATTGCCAACATGGACCTGAAAGGTAAGAAGAAAGTGACAGTAAGTTCCATGGAATAAAAACCTTCCAAGGACAGGACAttttagagtgtgtgtgttttgggttgggggaaggaaagagggggCCGAGGAGTGGCTGTCTTTTTGCTGGGCCACAGATTAGGAGTCATGAGCTCACTTCCTGGCTCTTTCACACATTCATTGTGTGGCCTTGGGGCAGGACACTTAGGCACAGAAAGgttgtttcccatctgtaaaacaaggataatcAGACTTGTTTACCTGACAGGGGTGGTGTAGATTTATTAATGCAGTGAGGTGCTCTAATCTAATCTGAGACCACAATCTGGGTCCCCCTTTCCAGGCCTCTTTGCTTGAGTGACCAGTCCTCCCACAGCCTTTCGTTCAGGTCTTCACCCTGAGGGATCCCTCTCTTCCAGCATTTCACTCCTCCAGGCCTACCGGCCTGTCAGACCTACCCCTCTCCACTCAAGGGAATCAACCCTCCTGCAAGAACCTTCAACTTCTGGGCCCAACTTCTCCTGACTGCGCCGGTTCTTCCCCTTTTCCTACAGGACACTGCCTGAGGCTTCTGCTTGCCAGGGGTCCCCAGGTTTGGTCTCCTCTCACCAACAGCCTTCCTCCAAGCTCCTCACCAGCAGCTCATAGTTACTGCTCTTCTTCTAAACTCAGCTCTCTGCCAAGCAACTCCTGGcagctctctcttgctgcttcttgtttctctttctgtatgcgtgtgtctctctccctgctcccatgGTCTGAAACAGTTCTCACCTGCCAATCTCAGGGTCCAAGTACCCTCTTTTAAGCCCAAATGGGGGGTTAGCTGATGAGCAATAGGTGTGCTGGACCCCATTCCCTCTTAAAGGGGGCAGTCCCTCTGTGACACCCATTCTAAGGGCCAAATCACAGGAACCTCTTTGTAATTAACTAATTGAACAAGAATCCAGTATAAGATACTATGCATATAAAATTCAAACCGAGAACCTATTCCCCACTGCTCTGTACCTTGATGAAGTAGTTTATTCCAGCAACCACCTGAGTTTTAAACTCCACAGCAGTGAAGACCTCAAatttcttcccttctttttcttccaCCTGAAGCTTCACcttaagaaaatttaaaaaaaggagggggtTTTACTAGTTAATCAAGGCAGATGTAAAGTCTGGAGCCCATGAGCTCCACTGTTAGTGTCTCTAAGACGCAGTACAGGACATATTGTTGCAGTGTCTCTGGACGTGTTGCTCTTCATGTTTCTCAGAAACATAATGGCTAAAATGTGAGACATTCCATAAAGCAAGATGTAACAGATGCAACAATTTCTTGCAATATCCCTGAAAAAACTTTACTGAATGAAGTTCAAGTATCTTTGGGATCCAGTGCATTAAATACAAagattatgtattattgtgggctgaGACTGTATGTTCTCTCTCTAGGGGGGAGATGTGATATGAACCCTCGGAAGTGTTATGaccttcaactgactgtatttaataatgtgccagacaagaatgaactttCGGGACAAACAGTATCAAGTATTTTGCCTGGGGTATCTCCAGGGGGAGGCGAAAGCAAATTCTCCACCTTCAATTATGCCAAAAACCCAGATGTTTGAAGCTACACCCTGAGGAGAGGACCATTTTCCGCTGATCACCTGTATCCAGAGTCTCacgatcaaaggcccaagctgtataaaggagAGACTGAACCATTCTGAGCCAAAGGGTGTTAAGAACTCATAATCACAAAACCCCCGTGTgcggtttgaaggactgactgcTACCACAAAGAGCTGGTGGTAAcctgtaactgctggcaattgcaGCTGTTCATAGCCtgtggagagaaagcaaaggccAGACGcgggcctgtttaggcagtctggcttgctggaaaTATCACAGTGTGGGCAAGAAACTCTGCAGCTTGGAAAAACCCTGGTCAGCAGGGAATGAGTCATGTGTGTCCACCAAGAGAAGTGACAGCTAAGGCGCAGGGAACCTAGAGTAGGTGCCCCTGGGGGAGCACCGAGGGGAAATACAAGTACAGATGCCCTGAGCTGTGACATAGAGGCACCAATTGGCCCCAGTGCCAGACAGGCAGTAAAACTGGGGAAGCAGCATGGTTCAGCACACACGGTATGAGGCTGGAAGTCAGGAAATTTGGCTTCTAAATCCAGCTAGCCACCTACCTTGCTATGTAACCCTTGCTATGTAATAACCCGTGGCAAGTTATTTCCTctgtctgtctcagtttccctttctttactgtGGGAAAATGATACTGATCCACctatgcaaagtgctttgaaatctacagcTAAAAAACACTAGGTGtcacaaacacacaaaaccatTCCTCTTGGCAACAAGAGTCCTCTTCAGATCCATCttccttttcaaaattaaaaactgtTATTAACACCTGGAGGCACAGAAGGACTGAGACTCTGTAACACTCAGAGTCATGGCGCCTGCTGTACATCTGTGATTTTCACAGCATCTCACTGCAaaccacaaagcctgagttaggcacctaggttccctgtacaatgaatggagagagaggggCATCTTAGACTGCAAGCCACACAAAGAGAGCATGctaagcagggagctgcctaagctaacCAAGGCTAGCCGATGCTGACAAAAGGGGTATGCCAACCTCCACTCCTCCAATGGAAATAAGTGCCTAagttcaggctgcagggaggcgtCACTCGCTGTTTAGTGATTCCATCTGGTGTCAGGTGCCTAAATAGTTTCTTGtgggaatgagttaggtgcctgccttgtccacacaaaatggggaggggggacataggaggaggaagagccaggcTTTTCAGCCCACTGttcagagcactcacctgggacgTGGGAGAACTAGATTCTTCCCTCCTTCActtgagggggagaagggagactcctgttcaaatcctctctccccTCAAGCCAAgagaggaattgaacctgggtctcccacatcctaggtgattGTGATAACCATTGAATTGTGGtcttctgatgtggggctccctcaactTGTGCTGCTGAAGCTCTTCTGCTGTGGATCAATGATGAAAGAATCAAgagtaggggactggactcagggCCGCCTACCTCACCAGTGGGTGCCCGAGCCACCTGGCTATAGAGTCACACACTCACTTGCCCAATGACTGTTCTATGGTGTACCAAGTACTTAGACAGCACCGCCATTTCCTTTTTcagccagattttgaatgagACTCTGTCTGGTAGATGGCCTCTGGGCACGCTTACCAGAGCACAGGCCCTGCACGTGACTTACACGGCTGACTGCCTGTCTGGCTCTGGCTCATGGATCACGCAGAGGCTTAGGATGGAGATAGGTATTTGGATGCCTGGAGAGAGGCAGCaatgcacatgctcagaggcagaaacttaggcaccttGGATATTTTTACCCTGAAGACTTTGGCACTGGATGAATTTAGACACCTACAGGATCTGGTGGAAGTTTTGTGGAtcgcagtggagccaaaactgggacttggAACCtaaatctgggcctaagtatTTAGTACTATGTAAtcaagcatttaaaataaatctttaaactAAAACATCTATGTTTCACAAGGGGCATATTACAACAGAAGTATGTGCTTCATTCCATGGTGGAAATCTAGGGCGTAAGCAGAAGAGCAGTAATAGTTCTGGTATGCAAGAATCAACTTACCCACAAATGCCACACTTAGCTGAGAGTATAAAGACATCTGTCTCCTTTCAGATGTGCTGCGCATATGGCATGCATGGCTTTGTTTGTATGAGACATACAAGTATAATAGCTTTTAattctgagggaattctgcatcatgGCAggtgcgcagaattcatgtcccctgcagatttctttgcttccccgcagaagaATGAATTCTGACGGGGAAGCAATAGAAAAGGCACAAGAGCGGTCACACGCTGATCCCCAACAGCGCAGGCTAGTTTGTTTGGGCAGCCAGAGCAGTTGGTAGAAATGTAAATCACCGCCGGTGGAGAGTGGGCAGCGTGTGTGTgcgtgacacacacacactgtccctctTGCTCACTATTGCAGCACACTTTGCATGGAGGGGAAGGGCTTTGAGGTGTTCCTGAGGAGGCAAGCATGGGGCAAGCTCTGTTCCcctcagagcagaatgtagcggcctgcctgcttagtgaattgttcccattgtcttagtgaattcccccaggagtataaaacaggtataaaagttttaaggctcctttatatTGCCAGAATGGCGTAAAGAACAGTcaggtatcagggggtagccgtgttagtctgtatccacaaaaacaacaaagactcCTTGTTGTCTTTGTAAAGAacagtatggccttataaatgcctatggtgctttagtgattaaaactggtctaaatttttggactgaaaaaaattccTATGAAAATGTGGTCCATAAACTGTTTcctactgacctttctggagatggtcagtagccagtaTAAACTGTGAGTTTaattccccagccctcacttgctcttcagttgccaatgatgtaacactgagcatatggctgcatatatttgttgactaataactaaaAATAAAGGTCAAACCTAGATACATTACCATTAGGCAAGAGGGTCTGGGGAattcctccaatgctccccactcccattctccatccattgtattgcaCTTTAAATAAGttattgaaataattaaaatcagaataattatattgcattattttgacaaataaaatatgcagactattacagaattttaaaatattatgtgcagcatttttaattttttggtgcagaattcccccaggagtaagtttttaaatcataaaataaTTTGGTGCTGAAGTAATgtctaaaaaaaatattttaaaactgtcctGTGGAATAAGGATCCCATTTCCTATGGGAATATAAATAAAGGCCAGTTAAGTGTGAGACTTTAGGAAGTCTGTTTAATGGATCTTTCACAGTAGGATACTTATgactagtaataataataataaataagaagtGTTATAAAAGTAATAagtgttttgcatttcaaaaatTCTTTGACCATTGATTGAGGTTTCCAACCCTTTGTGAGTTAGGTATTCTTATTCCCATAttacagaaaggaaaacagaagtacagagagaggaagtgacttgtccagtaTCATAGATAGAGGCAGTGATAGAACCGGAGAGAATTCACAAATTACCGTTTGTCTTTCTGTGCTCAGTTCATTGAAACACACAACCTACAGCCTAGGCTTTAGGTTGAAGAGAGGGATAATTTCAAACTTTACTTACAAGGACAAGGCAAGCTAATGATACTGACCAGTAATGCAGCCTTGTAGTCCCTGCCTCAACCCCAGCTCAGCACAGCTGATCTCACCTCCTTTGGGTACATGGCTATGTATCCTCCACCTCTCACAGTTTTCTGCTGTGCAGAAACACAAGTAGGGAGCATATACACAATCCAGCTCAGAAAAGGAAATTCCTGTTCCCTGTAAATATCCattaaacaggaggaaaaaaaccattTGCCATTGTATGCTGAGTCAGCACACCTGCTCCCACTCCCCAAGCACAGAGGGTTCCAACTGGCTGCTCCTCAGGCTACTCTGTGAAATTGTGGAGCGGAAATGTACCTAAAAGATTCCTGCATCCAagactccccccactccctgcaggagAATAAGACAGGACCAAGAATTTGCTCACTTCACAGTTGAGCTAAGCTCTAGACCACTCATACTAGCACGTACTCATACTAGGGCTCTGACCACTCTGTACACTGTGTGTCACAGGGGAAGAGCTACTGTCCCCACTTGCATCACCCCACACAAGATGTACTCTTATGAAACTCCAAAACTGAAGCGGTGAAGCTCCAACTCGCCTTTAGGCCTGATTCCCCCCATACAAAATGTAAATAACCCCCAAGCAATCTTGTATTTTACAATGGGTGAATACAACCCACAGAGGGCGCAGTCGGTCTTAGCTCAATTCCTTTTCCTACAGTGCTACAGGTAAGGATATTACTAAGAGCCTGACACTGGACTGAGTGTGCCCGTCACTGCCAAACTGCTGCTGTCGCTGCGAACAGTGGTCCgcgatgggatgttagatgggatgggatctgagttactacagagaattctttcctaggtgctggctggtgagtcttgcccacatgctcagggtttaactgatcaccattttTGGGGTCGGGAagtaattttcctccagggcagattggcagagaccctggagctttttcaccttcctctgcagcatggggcacgggtcacttgctggaggattctctgcagcttgaggtcttaaaaccacaatttaaggactttaataactcagatataggttaggagtttgttacaggagtgggtgggtgagattctgtggcctgcattgcgcaggaggtcagactagaggatcataatggccctttctgaccttaaagtctatgagtctaacatTCTGTGTAAACACAACTGAAGTGCTAATGAGCTAATGTTGCATCactaaacagaaagaaaaatccaGTAATACCATGGCCTCCCCCTCAGTGATTCTAGACCCTGCTCTGAGTGTTAGAGGTTAAAAGCAAAACACTTGGCTCCACAGATGCAGATGACCCACAGTCATATGCAGCCTGGGGCTGACTATTACCACAGAAACACTGACTCACAAGAGCATGTGACTGACAGTCCCAGGAGGGAGGGCAGCTCACAGAGAGAAGTGGTTCTGTGGtccagaaggagggaggaggcagaccagttgagagtctctggataaaattaaaagggttaaaaaaacagAGTTCATGTCAaggtgcatgtgtgtgggggaggatgctactatagaccaccaaatcaggaagaggagatggatgaggcatttctaaaatacaataaaaatatccA
This genomic interval carries:
- the LOC116816273 gene encoding cystatin-B — encoded protein: MLRCGGLTGAQPATPEAQQVADEVKLQVEEKEGKKFEVFTAVEFKTQVVAGINYFIKVHVGNEEFLHLRVFKSLPHENKPLSLSSYQSSKTKHDELTYF